In Clupea harengus chromosome 13, Ch_v2.0.2, whole genome shotgun sequence, one DNA window encodes the following:
- the march8 gene encoding E3 ubiquitin-protein ligase MARCH8 isoform X1: MNMPLHQISVIPRDPPSRVSGSGKAKDKDRDKPNEKPLGHSASRSSNISKAGSPTSVNAPSTFSRTSVTPSSQDICSSIVVAHDQGSQKPVHTTVVLLNSNGKSATSPQSVTTLYFPPDSPVKPKPKPAAFRADWLSLLKAPVNIRRDDGTLKFSRSLNDMGQRMDNLCNGLHFIDRTCSDGELGVELEVAPECVVTHGKACLAGKPAQRASFATNYKFVGGPLPEQTLSAPPVPVPIPDPQKGSNLLRIFFPFSHSSTAGSLHASELGSLASRLHITKSASALLEGSESFCAEDVGEDEVFEEEPLPMQHWRLKVEGLRAPLCSLECDSDLDPCPSPGPLSPYSLSGDCCRICHCEGDDESPLITPCHCTGSLRFVHQSCLQQWIKSSDTRCCELCKYEFIMETKLKPLRKWEKLQMTASERRKIMCSVTFHVIAITCVVWSLYVLIDRTAEEIRDGKFKLHPGLAYGASKSRILEWPFWTKLVVVAIGFTGGLVFMYVQCKVYIQLWRRLKAYNRVIYVQNRPETCKKIVSEKPPLMEPNLENKEALAPAQSDTNSSQYTETEDYSMEILHV, translated from the exons AATGAGAAGCCTCTCGGTCATTCTGCAAGCAGGTCCAGCAACATCTCAAAG GCGGGGAGCCCGACATCAGTAAACGCCCCAAGCACCTTTTCCCGAACCTCAGTCACCCCTTCCAGCCAGGACATCTGCAG TTCTATTGTGGTGGCACACGATCAGGGCTCCCAGAAGCCCGTGCACACCACCGTGGTGCTGCTCAACTCAAATGGCAAAAGCGCCACGTCCCCCCAGAGCGTCACCACCCTGTACTTCCCGCCGGACTCCCCCGTCAAGCCCAAGCCCAAGCCCGCCGCGTTCCGAGCGGATTGGCTGTCTCTGCTCAAGGCCCCGGTGAACATCCGGCGAGACGACGGCACGCTGAAGTTCTCCCGCTCCCTCAACGACATGGGCCAGAGGATGGACAACCTGTGCAACGGTCTCCACTTCATCGACCGCACGTGCTCAGATGGGGAGCTGGGCGTGGAGCTGGAGGTGGCGCCGGAGTGCGTGGTCACCCACGGCAAAGCCTGTCTCGCGGGCAAACCTGCCCAGCGGGCCTCCTTCGCCACCAACTACAAGTTTGTGGGCGGCCCACTGCCCGAGCAGACCCTGTCGGCGCCGCCCGTGCCTGTGCCCATACCGGACCCCCAGAAGGGCTCCAACCTGCTGCGCATCTTCTTCCCCTTCAGCCACTCCTCCACGGCCGGCAGCCTGCACGCCTCGGAGCTGGGGAGCCTGGCCTCGCGCCTGCACATCACCAAGTCTGCCAGCGCGCTGCTGGAAGGCAGCGAGTCCTTCTGCGCCGAGGATGTGGGCGAGGACGAGGTGTTCGAGGAGGAGCCCCTGCCCATGCAGCACTGGCGGCTGAAGGTGGAGGGCCTCCGCGCCCCCCTCTGCTCCTTGGAATGCGACAGCGACCTGGACCCCTGCCCCTCACCTGGCCCGCTCTCGCCATACTCCCTGTCGGGTGACTGCTGCAG gatctGTCACTGTGAGGGGGATGACGAGAGTCCGCTGATCACACCATGCCACTGCACAGGCAGCCTGCGCTTTGTCCATCAGTCCTGCCTGCAGCAGTGgatcaagagctctgacacacGCTGCTGCGAGCTCTGCAAGTATGAGTTCATCATGGAGACCAAACTCAAGCCACTGcgcaag tGGGAGAAGCTGCAGATGACCGcgagtgagaggaggaagatCATGTGCTCTGTCACCTTCCACGTCATCGCCATCACCTGCGTGGTGTGGTCACTCTATGTGCTCATCGACCGGACGGCGGAGGAGATCAGAGACG GGAAATTTAAGCTGCATCCTGGCCTTGCATATGGAGCCTCCAAAAGCA GGATATTGGAATGGCCATTCTGGACCAAGCTGGTAGTGGTGGCCATAGGCTTCACGGGCGGACTGGTCTTCATGTATGTGCAATGCAAAGTCTACATCCAGCTGTGGCGGAGACTGAAGGCCTACAACAGAGTAATATATGTGCAGAACCGCCCAGAGACCTGTAAAAAGATTGTTTCGGAGAAACCGCCACTCATGGAGCCCAACTTGGAGAACAAGGAGGCTCTCGCCCCGGCACAGTCGGACACAAACTCTTCTCAGTACACAGAGACGGAGGACTACAGCATGGAGATTCTCCATGTGTGA
- the march8 gene encoding E3 ubiquitin-protein ligase MARCH8 isoform X2: MEIIQIRTQLKLSYILIQDGLIEVTWPPAQAGRTVCSHTQNEKPLGHSASRSSNISKAGSPTSVNAPSTFSRTSVTPSSQDICSSIVVAHDQGSQKPVHTTVVLLNSNGKSATSPQSVTTLYFPPDSPVKPKPKPAAFRADWLSLLKAPVNIRRDDGTLKFSRSLNDMGQRMDNLCNGLHFIDRTCSDGELGVELEVAPECVVTHGKACLAGKPAQRASFATNYKFVGGPLPEQTLSAPPVPVPIPDPQKGSNLLRIFFPFSHSSTAGSLHASELGSLASRLHITKSASALLEGSESFCAEDVGEDEVFEEEPLPMQHWRLKVEGLRAPLCSLECDSDLDPCPSPGPLSPYSLSGDCCRICHCEGDDESPLITPCHCTGSLRFVHQSCLQQWIKSSDTRCCELCKYEFIMETKLKPLRKWEKLQMTASERRKIMCSVTFHVIAITCVVWSLYVLIDRTAEEIRDGILEWPFWTKLVVVAIGFTGGLVFMYVQCKVYIQLWRRLKAYNRVIYVQNRPETCKKIVSEKPPLMEPNLENKEALAPAQSDTNSSQYTETEDYSMEILHV, encoded by the exons AATGAGAAGCCTCTCGGTCATTCTGCAAGCAGGTCCAGCAACATCTCAAAG GCGGGGAGCCCGACATCAGTAAACGCCCCAAGCACCTTTTCCCGAACCTCAGTCACCCCTTCCAGCCAGGACATCTGCAG TTCTATTGTGGTGGCACACGATCAGGGCTCCCAGAAGCCCGTGCACACCACCGTGGTGCTGCTCAACTCAAATGGCAAAAGCGCCACGTCCCCCCAGAGCGTCACCACCCTGTACTTCCCGCCGGACTCCCCCGTCAAGCCCAAGCCCAAGCCCGCCGCGTTCCGAGCGGATTGGCTGTCTCTGCTCAAGGCCCCGGTGAACATCCGGCGAGACGACGGCACGCTGAAGTTCTCCCGCTCCCTCAACGACATGGGCCAGAGGATGGACAACCTGTGCAACGGTCTCCACTTCATCGACCGCACGTGCTCAGATGGGGAGCTGGGCGTGGAGCTGGAGGTGGCGCCGGAGTGCGTGGTCACCCACGGCAAAGCCTGTCTCGCGGGCAAACCTGCCCAGCGGGCCTCCTTCGCCACCAACTACAAGTTTGTGGGCGGCCCACTGCCCGAGCAGACCCTGTCGGCGCCGCCCGTGCCTGTGCCCATACCGGACCCCCAGAAGGGCTCCAACCTGCTGCGCATCTTCTTCCCCTTCAGCCACTCCTCCACGGCCGGCAGCCTGCACGCCTCGGAGCTGGGGAGCCTGGCCTCGCGCCTGCACATCACCAAGTCTGCCAGCGCGCTGCTGGAAGGCAGCGAGTCCTTCTGCGCCGAGGATGTGGGCGAGGACGAGGTGTTCGAGGAGGAGCCCCTGCCCATGCAGCACTGGCGGCTGAAGGTGGAGGGCCTCCGCGCCCCCCTCTGCTCCTTGGAATGCGACAGCGACCTGGACCCCTGCCCCTCACCTGGCCCGCTCTCGCCATACTCCCTGTCGGGTGACTGCTGCAG gatctGTCACTGTGAGGGGGATGACGAGAGTCCGCTGATCACACCATGCCACTGCACAGGCAGCCTGCGCTTTGTCCATCAGTCCTGCCTGCAGCAGTGgatcaagagctctgacacacGCTGCTGCGAGCTCTGCAAGTATGAGTTCATCATGGAGACCAAACTCAAGCCACTGcgcaag tGGGAGAAGCTGCAGATGACCGcgagtgagaggaggaagatCATGTGCTCTGTCACCTTCCACGTCATCGCCATCACCTGCGTGGTGTGGTCACTCTATGTGCTCATCGACCGGACGGCGGAGGAGATCAGAGACG GGATATTGGAATGGCCATTCTGGACCAAGCTGGTAGTGGTGGCCATAGGCTTCACGGGCGGACTGGTCTTCATGTATGTGCAATGCAAAGTCTACATCCAGCTGTGGCGGAGACTGAAGGCCTACAACAGAGTAATATATGTGCAGAACCGCCCAGAGACCTGTAAAAAGATTGTTTCGGAGAAACCGCCACTCATGGAGCCCAACTTGGAGAACAAGGAGGCTCTCGCCCCGGCACAGTCGGACACAAACTCTTCTCAGTACACAGAGACGGAGGACTACAGCATGGAGATTCTCCATGTGTGA
- the march8 gene encoding E3 ubiquitin-protein ligase MARCH8 isoform X3 produces the protein MHSCWKMKLQNEKPLGHSASRSSNISKAGSPTSVNAPSTFSRTSVTPSSQDICSSIVVAHDQGSQKPVHTTVVLLNSNGKSATSPQSVTTLYFPPDSPVKPKPKPAAFRADWLSLLKAPVNIRRDDGTLKFSRSLNDMGQRMDNLCNGLHFIDRTCSDGELGVELEVAPECVVTHGKACLAGKPAQRASFATNYKFVGGPLPEQTLSAPPVPVPIPDPQKGSNLLRIFFPFSHSSTAGSLHASELGSLASRLHITKSASALLEGSESFCAEDVGEDEVFEEEPLPMQHWRLKVEGLRAPLCSLECDSDLDPCPSPGPLSPYSLSGDCCRICHCEGDDESPLITPCHCTGSLRFVHQSCLQQWIKSSDTRCCELCKYEFIMETKLKPLRKWEKLQMTASERRKIMCSVTFHVIAITCVVWSLYVLIDRTAEEIRDGKFKLHPGLAYGASKSRILEWPFWTKLVVVAIGFTGGLVFMYVQCKVYIQLWRRLKAYNRVIYVQNRPETCKKIVSEKPPLMEPNLENKEALAPAQSDTNSSQYTETEDYSMEILHV, from the exons AATGAGAAGCCTCTCGGTCATTCTGCAAGCAGGTCCAGCAACATCTCAAAG GCGGGGAGCCCGACATCAGTAAACGCCCCAAGCACCTTTTCCCGAACCTCAGTCACCCCTTCCAGCCAGGACATCTGCAG TTCTATTGTGGTGGCACACGATCAGGGCTCCCAGAAGCCCGTGCACACCACCGTGGTGCTGCTCAACTCAAATGGCAAAAGCGCCACGTCCCCCCAGAGCGTCACCACCCTGTACTTCCCGCCGGACTCCCCCGTCAAGCCCAAGCCCAAGCCCGCCGCGTTCCGAGCGGATTGGCTGTCTCTGCTCAAGGCCCCGGTGAACATCCGGCGAGACGACGGCACGCTGAAGTTCTCCCGCTCCCTCAACGACATGGGCCAGAGGATGGACAACCTGTGCAACGGTCTCCACTTCATCGACCGCACGTGCTCAGATGGGGAGCTGGGCGTGGAGCTGGAGGTGGCGCCGGAGTGCGTGGTCACCCACGGCAAAGCCTGTCTCGCGGGCAAACCTGCCCAGCGGGCCTCCTTCGCCACCAACTACAAGTTTGTGGGCGGCCCACTGCCCGAGCAGACCCTGTCGGCGCCGCCCGTGCCTGTGCCCATACCGGACCCCCAGAAGGGCTCCAACCTGCTGCGCATCTTCTTCCCCTTCAGCCACTCCTCCACGGCCGGCAGCCTGCACGCCTCGGAGCTGGGGAGCCTGGCCTCGCGCCTGCACATCACCAAGTCTGCCAGCGCGCTGCTGGAAGGCAGCGAGTCCTTCTGCGCCGAGGATGTGGGCGAGGACGAGGTGTTCGAGGAGGAGCCCCTGCCCATGCAGCACTGGCGGCTGAAGGTGGAGGGCCTCCGCGCCCCCCTCTGCTCCTTGGAATGCGACAGCGACCTGGACCCCTGCCCCTCACCTGGCCCGCTCTCGCCATACTCCCTGTCGGGTGACTGCTGCAG gatctGTCACTGTGAGGGGGATGACGAGAGTCCGCTGATCACACCATGCCACTGCACAGGCAGCCTGCGCTTTGTCCATCAGTCCTGCCTGCAGCAGTGgatcaagagctctgacacacGCTGCTGCGAGCTCTGCAAGTATGAGTTCATCATGGAGACCAAACTCAAGCCACTGcgcaag tGGGAGAAGCTGCAGATGACCGcgagtgagaggaggaagatCATGTGCTCTGTCACCTTCCACGTCATCGCCATCACCTGCGTGGTGTGGTCACTCTATGTGCTCATCGACCGGACGGCGGAGGAGATCAGAGACG GGAAATTTAAGCTGCATCCTGGCCTTGCATATGGAGCCTCCAAAAGCA GGATATTGGAATGGCCATTCTGGACCAAGCTGGTAGTGGTGGCCATAGGCTTCACGGGCGGACTGGTCTTCATGTATGTGCAATGCAAAGTCTACATCCAGCTGTGGCGGAGACTGAAGGCCTACAACAGAGTAATATATGTGCAGAACCGCCCAGAGACCTGTAAAAAGATTGTTTCGGAGAAACCGCCACTCATGGAGCCCAACTTGGAGAACAAGGAGGCTCTCGCCCCGGCACAGTCGGACACAAACTCTTCTCAGTACACAGAGACGGAGGACTACAGCATGGAGATTCTCCATGTGTGA
- the vdac2 gene encoding voltage-dependent anion-selective channel protein 2, whose product MAVPPSYADLGKSAKDIFNKGYGFGVVKLDVKTKSATGVEFKTAGSSNTDTGKVVGSLETKYKKSEYGLTFTEKWNTDNTLGTEITVEDQIAKGLKLTFDTTFAPNTGKKSGKVKTAYKREYVNLGCDVDFDFAGPTIHGAAVVGYEGWLAGYQMSFDTAKSKMTQNNFAVGYKTGDFQLHTNVNDGSEFGGSIYQKVSDKLETSVNLAWTAGSNSTRFGIAAKYQLDKDAYISAKVNNTSLVGCGYTQTLRPGVKLTLAALVDGKSINAGGHKLGLGLELEA is encoded by the exons ATGGCGGTTCCTCCATCATACGCTGACCTCGGCAAATCTGCCAAGGACATTTTCAACAAAGGATACG GCTTTGGTGTGGTGAAACTTGATGTCAAGACAAAATCAGCCACTGGCGTG GAGTTCAAAACGGCTGGTTCCTCCAACACTGACACTGGCAAAGTGGTGGGCAGCCTGGAAACTAAATACAAGAAGTCTGAATATGGCTTGACATTCACAGAGAAGTGGAACACTGACAACACACTAGGAACAGAGATCACTGTTGAAGACCAG ATTGCCAAAGGTCTGAAGCTGACTTTTGATACAACATTCGCTCCTAACACAGG CAAGAAGAGCGGAAAAGTCAAGACCGCCTACAAACGTGAATATGTTAATCTGGGCTGCGATGTCGACTTCGACTTTGCCGGCCCGACCATTCATGGTGCCGCTGTTGTCGGTTATGAGGGATGGCTGGCCGGCTACCAAATGTCCTTCGACACAGCCAAGTCCAAGATGACTCAGAACAACTTCGCTGTCGGTTACAAGACTGGCGACTTCCAGCTGCACACTAACGT CAATGACGGCTCAGAGTTTGGTGGGTCCATTTATCAGAAGGTGAGCGACAAGCTGGAGACATCTGTCAACCTGGCCTGGACCGCTGGCAGCAACAGCACACGCTTCGGCATCGCAGCCAAGTACCAGCTAGACAAGGATGCCTACATTAGT GCTAAAGTGAACAATACCAGCCTTGTTGGTTGTGGCTACACTCAGACACTGAGACCAG GTGTGAAGCTTACCCTTGCGGCTCTTGTGGACGGGAAGAGCATCAATGCTGGAGGCCATAAGCTGGGGTTGGGTCTGGAGCTGGAGGCTTAG
- the LOC105909571 gene encoding neurofilament light polypeptide — protein sequence MERLLYSPSRRADVVEHRYHSTRPTSPSALLTPSVGAKSAELLHRSNGTVGLQFRPALKSTRSFDDTNQFSGRTPLKMNEKEVLRGLNDRFSGFIHKVRHLESQNKELEREIEEIKQQTQSSASVSKEYDPELKELRKLVNEISLQKRHVELDYYNMEDEFHCIQLKYEHEIRTRSDAENTITVLKKYICDANSVKMGLDNKAQCLQDEMNFLKKNHEDEVAEMMAHIKEAQVTPEAVDFGKGDITSALRDIRIQLEGCTVSNIRDAEAGFRSQAAKLTKATEVSREALMATRQEISEHRRMLQSKSIEMDSAKGMREALEKQLYGLEEQHNAEINHYQSTVGQLEHELYSSKHEMAEHLQEYQDLLNVKVALDAEIFSYRKLLEGEECRYSIVTDTNISVPYIYRQSPVYTLPCIARHGGTTRRAEPQYKFVEEIITETTREDVEIDETESEETFGDEEVEKLSSEEEADVEAQSGEAEEGEAQEKPSEEASASTENGAHPEENNGETEAEPAASDETKQTQEKPSEEASASIENGTHHPEENNGETEAEPAASDETKQTQADEKHSQMDTMKGERDTEELQAPDTNGTSEGDKASKADVQTGDNPSQETKDAEQTTAPTDKKGDDSKKQLAFADEQKPVCEGLNDSQDESAGSYSIVSSNANAHAHSKIIHGKTTDSREGKPAKERGDAPKSLGGYAVGAKTKESEVITPIVQSASTDSPAPTENNKEEKLKALEQGAKAKSEVGTDVNASEGNTQQGGKALDDPTGERTPSVGTPQTESTEKASTKKSTETAKQESSQASDTGNKETTQKEGSQKGQPMTQSPEEKTDKVKPLEKPQTAEEVSKEQSKEMTSEGKQGQAGEEKRASKMDVDKINEAAENTKDEKDEKSSGTVKSA from the exons ATGGAACGTCTGCTGTATTCGCCTAGTAGAAGAGCCGATGTGGTGGAACATCGATATCATTCCACGCGTCCTACATCACCTTCAGCGTTGCTGACTCCCAGCGTTGGCGCCAAGTCAGCCGAGTTGCTGCACAGAAGCAATGGGACAGTGGGACTCCAATTTAGACCAGCTCTAAAATCAACCCGTTCTTTCGATGACACCAATCAATTCTCCGGCAGAACacctttgaaaatgaatgagaaagaAGTGCTGCGCGGCCTGAACGACCGGTTCTCCGGATTTATTCACAAGGTTCGTCATTTGGAGAGTCAAAATAaagaattagagagagaaatcGAGGAGATaaaacagcagacacagagcTCTGCATCAGTTTCCAAAGAGTATGACCCAGAATTGAAAGAACTAAGAAAACTGGTAAATGAAATAAGCCTTCAGAAACGCCATGTTGAATTGGATTATTATAATATGGAGGACGAATTCCATTGCATACAACTTAAATATGAGCACGAAATTCGCACCAGGTCGGACGCTGAGAATACAATTACAGTGCTGAAGAAATACATCTGTGACGCCAATTCTGTTAAAATGGGATTGGACAACAAAGCACAATGCCTTCAGGACGAAATGAATTTCCTTAAGAAAAACCATGAAGACGAAGTGGCAGAGATGATGGCCCACATCAAAGAAGCCCAGGTTACACCAGAGGCAGTTGACTTTGGGAAAGGTGACATTACCTCAGCCCTAAGAGACATCAGAATTCAGCTGGAAGGTTGCACAGTGTCAAACATTCGCGATGCCGAGGCAGGTTTCCGCTCACAGGCAGCAAAGTTGACCAAAGCCACCGAGGTCAGTAGGGAAGCACTCATGGCAACGAGACAGGAAATCAGCGAACACAGGCGCATGCTGCAGTCCAAAAGCATCGAGATGGACTCTGCCAAGGGTATGAGAGAGGCTTTGGAAAAACAACTCTATGGTCTCGAGGAACAACACAATGCTGAAATAAACCACTATCAG AGCACCGTAGGACAGCTGGAGCACGAGCTTTACAGTTCCAAACATGAGATGGCTGAACATCTTCAGGAATATCAGGACTTGCTCAATGTGAAAGTGGCTTTGGATGCAGAAATCTTTTCCTACAG GAAACTCCTAGAGGGAGAAGAATGTCGCTATTCCATTGTCACAGACACCAACATATCAGTTCCATACATTTACAGGCAGTCTCCGGTCTACACTCTGCCATGTATCGCAAGGCATGGGGGAACTACTCGAAGAGCAGAACCTCAGTATAAGTTTGTTGAGGAAATAATTACAGAAACAACAAGAGAGGATGTGGAAATTGATGAGACTGAGTCTGAAGAAACTTTTGGTGATGAGGAAGTAGAGAAATTAAGTAGTGAGGAGGAGGCAGATGTAGAAGCACAGTCTGGAGAAGCTGAGGAAGGTGAGGCCCAGGAGAAGCCATCAGAGGAGGCCTCTGCAAGCACAGAGAATGGCGCCCATCCTGAAGAAAACAACGGAGAAACGGAGGCTGAGCCTGCTGCATCAGATGAGACCAAACAGACACAGGAGAAGCCATCAGAGGAGGCCTCTGCAAGCATAGAGAATGGCACCCATCATCCTGAAGAAAACAACGGAGAAACGGAGGCTGAGCCTGCTGCATCAGATGAGACCAAACAGACTCAGGCTGACGAGAAGCACAGTCAAATGGATACAATGAAAGGTGAGAGAGATACGGAGGAACTTCAGGCTCCTGACACCAATGGTACCTCAGAAGGGGACAAGGCCTCCAAAGCAGATGTCCAAACGGGGGACAACCCTTCTCAGGAAACCAAAGATGCTGAGCAAACCACTGCACCGACAGACAAGAAAGGTGACGACTCTAAAAAGCAGCTTGCCTTTGCAGATGAGCAGAAACCTGTCTGTGAGGGCCTTAATGACAGTCAAGATGAGTCTGCTGGGTCATACAGTATTGTGTCATCAAATGCAAATGCTCATGCGCACAGTAAAATAATCCATGGGAAAACGACTGACAGCAGAGAAGGTAAGCcagcaaaggagagaggagacgcCCCAAAGTCATTGGGTGGTTACGCTGTAGGTgcaaagacaaaagaaagtgAAGTAATCACACCCATAGTCCAGAGCGCTTCCACAGACAGCCCTGCTCCAACAGAAAACAATAAGGAAGAGAAGCTGAAAGCCCTTGAACAGGGAGCCAAAGCCAAGTCAGAGGTGGGTACTGATGTGAATGCatcagagggaaacacacagcAAGGGGGGAAAGCACTGGATGACCCAACAGGAGAGAGAACGCCGTCTGTGGGAACACCCCAGACTGAGTCAACAGAAAAGGCCAGCACTAAAAAGAGCACAGAAACAGCTAAACAAGAGTCCAGCCAAGCCAGTGACACTGGAAATAAGGAGACCACACAGAAGGAGGGATCACAGAAAGGTCAACCAATGACACAAAGCCCTGAAGAGAAAACAGACAAGGTGAAACCTCTGGAAAAGCCACAAACAGCGGAAGAAGTCAGTAAGGAACAAAGCAAAGAGATGACCAGTGAAGGCAAACAGGGACAGGCTGGAGAAGAGAAACGTGCTTCCAAGATGGACGTGGACAAAATAAATGAAGCAGCAGAAAACACCAAGGATGAAAAAGATGAGAAATCATCAGGGACCGTAAAATCGGCTTAA
- the ifit8 gene encoding LOW QUALITY PROTEIN: interferon-induced protein with tetratricopeptide repeats 8 (The sequence of the model RefSeq protein was modified relative to this genomic sequence to represent the inferred CDS: inserted 5 bases in 4 codons; deleted 3 bases in 2 codons; substituted 5 bases at 5 genomic stop codons), protein MGNFKESGHILAXIKLLQCYNAKSLEHLKLALQKTTDCAKNKMKCVTYANLAWVHHHMGAAAAAKSYYIQRVRKTYVTFPGSSPAALVRXALSEKAWAIMRFSKXKESVQEALQKEXDDKEWKSGYAFALYRLEGLETTEDTRLPVAVSPAXLKKALDLGNPMIHGYLGLKCYKKTEGMRKPGGTXGKAPGMAPDNLPVVLQVAKFLKKEQSHDMALHVLLRXLKRAPNSXHHXIGNDYHWKAIGMGQPHNPKLLTWCIFHFEEGACGQVWCSYVEGKNAEEAERNFLKLFSLPDLQPIDIQACHCDFNLHSM, encoded by the exons ATGGGTAATTTCAAAGAAAGTGGACACATTTTGGCCTAAATAAAACTCTTGCAGTGTTACAATGCCAAGTCCCTTGAACACCTTAAACTAGCACTGCAGAAAACTACTGACTGtgctaaaaacaaaatgaagtgC GTGACCTATGCAAACTTGGCCTGGGTGCATCACCATATgggggctgctgctgcagccaaGTCCTAC TACATCCAGAGAGTAAGGAAGACTTATGTCACCTTCCCCGGGAGCTCACCAGCTGCTCTGGTGCGGTAGGCACTCAGTGAAAAGGCCTGGGCTATCATGCGCTTCTCCA CTAAAGAAAGCGTCCAAGAGGCCCTGCAGAAAGAATAGGATGACAAGGAATGGAAATCAGGGTATGCCTTTGCCCTATACCGTCTGGAGGGCCTGGAGACTACAGAGGACACGAGGCTCCCTGTCGCAGTTTCCCCAGC TCTCAAAAAAGCCCTTGACCTAGGCAATCCAATGATCCATGGTTATCTGGGCCTGAAGTGCTATAAAAAAACAGAAGGAATGCGGAAGCCTGGGGGCACATGAGGGAAAGCCCCTGGCATGGCACCAGACAACCTGCCTGTTGTTTTACAGGTGGCCAAGTTCCTGAAGAAAGAGCAGTCACATGACATGGCACTGCATGTGCTGTTGA ACCTGAAGAGGGCGCCAAACT CCCACCACTAAATTGGCAACGATTACCATTGGAAAGCAATCGGAATGGGACAGCCCCACAACCCCAAACTCCTTACGTGGTGCATTTTCCATTTTGAGGAGGGAGCTTGCGGGCAAGTTTGGTGCTCGTATGTAGAGGGGAAAAACGCAGAGGAAGCAGAAAGAAATTTCTTGAAACTGTTTTCCCTTCCTGACCTTCAGCCTATAGACATCCAGGCCTGCCACTGCGACTTTAACCTGCACAGCATGTAA